TTCATTAATGGCAATACATACACCAACAATGGAACGGAAGTAATAGGAATAGAAGGCGGTGGTATAGTAATTCCCGATGCTGTTTGGTACAACGACGGAATTCCGTATTTAGTGTTAGGTGGAATTGCAATACACAGCGATGGCGGCGATGGAAAGTTAGAGATTAAGCCGGGTGTTGTAGTAAAGTTTAATTTGAACACAGGCATACAAATCGGCAGCAATTATTATTCTTCATTATACCGTGGGCAATTGCAGGCGATAGGTAAGCCGGATAGTTTAATAACTTTCACATCATGGAGCGGAACGATCAATGGTTGGGGCGGATTATATTTTCACAATGCGAGTGATGCCGATGGCGCAGTTTCAAACTTAGAGTATTGTGTAATCGAGAAAGCAGGGCAAGCAGTTTATGGATACACAACAAATATTTACTGTGAAAGTACAAGCCAACCGACTGTAAGTAATAGCATCATACAGAATTCAGGAGGGCATGGGGTCTATTTAACTGGTAGCTCTACAACACCTCAAATATTCCAAAATAAAATTCACTCCAACAATGTTGGTATATACTGTACAGGTAATGCTAATCCATTGATAAGTGGGTCAATTCAAAACAGTAACGAAATTTATAACAACACTAATTATGGCGTTCAAAATTCATCTTCGAGCATAATAGTAAACGCACGGCGAAATTGGTGGGGCGATCCATCAGGTCCATACCATCCGATTACTAATCCTAACGGTTTGGGAAATAGTGTAAGCGATTATGTAGATTATTTTGATTTCAGCACACCAGAAATTTCTATCGAACCAGCAATTGTGGATTTCAATAGTGTTCGACTCAACACTACTTCTGTCGATAGCTTTATGATTAGAAATACTGGAACAGCTTATTTGAATATTTATCAAATTACATCACAAAATTCTGAATTCGGTATCTCACAGCAAACAGCGAGTATTCCTCCATCTGATAGTTCGATATTTTATGTAACATTTAATCCAGTTGAGATGGGAATAAGAACTTCAGAGTTAATCATTATTCACGATGCTTCATCTTCACCGGATAGTTTGATTGCAACCGGAGTAGGAATCGCACCGGTATTCTCACTGAGCAAAACAAGTGTAAATTATGGAGACCTTGGAGTTAGTTTTACACAAGTTGATAGCATCTATATTAATAATTCTGGCACATATCAATTAAGTGTTGATTCGATATCCTCAACCGACTATCAATTTACATTTTATCCAAACACACTCTCCGTTGCTGTTATGGATTCTCAAAAACTTTACATCATATTTCAACCGACAAGCTTGGGATTGAAATCTGGCAAAATTATTTTTCTGCACGATGGAATTTCAGGAATTGATTCCATTGAAGTTTCGGGTAACGGAGTAACAGACGTTCAAGATGAAATTATATTGCCGAATGAATATGCTTTGTACCAAAATTATCCCAACCCGTTCAACCCGTCAACGGTCATCAGTTGGCAGTTGCCGATAGGCAGTTGGGTAACGCTGAAGGTATATGATGTACTCGGAAGAGAAGTAGCAACTCTTGTGGATGAGTTTAAAGAAGCGGGGTATTATCAAGTTGAATTCCAGTCGGCAGTTGGCAGTGGGGAGTCGAAAGTAGGCAGTCGGCAATTAGCGAGCGGCGTTTTCTTCTATCGTTTGGTTGCGGGAGATCCTTCGACAAGCTCAGGACAAGTTTTTGTATCGACAAAGAAATTTTTACTATTAAAATGAGAGACAGGTAGTAGTTAGAAAACCACACAAAACCCCGGCACATAAACGTCGGGGTTCTCTTTTTTCACTTAGCATCAATATGTTATTTGATTATCTCCAAAATCTTTTATACTTTAGGCAAAAGTAAAAGAATATGCATCCGTGGAATAACATAGTTTTCTTTTCTATTTATTTGTTTACGTTTCAAGCCGCTATTTGTCAAATTGAAGAGATAAATTTTGACCGTCTTACCGTTAATGACGGTTTATCTCAATCAACGGTTAATGCTATCCTTCAAGACCGCTATGGTTATATGTGGTTTGGAACTCAGGACGGTTTAAACAGATACGATGGCTATGATTTTGTAGTTTACAAGCATGATAAGGACGACTCAACTTCTATTTCCGATAATTGGATTTGGTATATTTATGAAGATCAGGCGGGTGAAATGTGGGTCGGTACTTACAACGGCGGCTTAAACCGGCACGACCGTAATAAAAATGAATTCATCAGATATAATTATCAACGTACAGATTCAAATAGTTTGAGTGCGAATAATGTAACTTGTATTGCCGAAGATAAGAAAGGAACGATTTGGGTCGGAACTTGGGGAGGTGGTCTGAATCGTTTTGATAGAAATTTAAACAAGTTTACTCGCTTGGGCATCGATTCAAAAATATCTAAAAGTTTAAGCAATATCAACGTCCGATGTATGATTGTTGATAGCGAGGGATTTTTATGGATTGGAACTTGGGATGGATTAAATGTTTATAATCCGATCACTCAACAATTTACTCATTATAAATACTATAAGAATGATCCAAAAAGCATAAGCGGTGATAGAATCATCAATATTTTTGAAGACCAAAACAGGAACATCTGGATAAGCACTTATGCTGAAGGATTAAATCGGTTTAATCGTGAAAAAAATGAATTCAGTCGATTTCATATCGGCAGTAATAATGTCGGTCAGATTGCCGAAGATAAAGACGGGATTTTATGGATTGCAACTCGGGGAGACGGTTTGATTCGGTTGAATGCAGAAAGTGGAAAATCTTCTGCAATCAGTTCAGATAGTCGAAATTATTATGGACTCAGCGACGAAACAGTTTATTCTGTTTTCGCTGACCGCCTTGGAGGAATA
The Bacteroidota bacterium DNA segment above includes these coding regions:
- a CDS encoding right-handed parallel beta-helix repeat-containing protein, with product MKIFLQVLLLLLIIGFNNISFAQDTPINGTISTNTTWTLANSPYRVVGNVTVNTGVTLTIEPGVVVKFDSTLSITVNGTLLANGTPTVSIRFTTSNTIPSTGQWKQIRFLNSSSTSRLTYCIFEYGGYENSSPIQMIPNAKLFHNKNSYRFNSIQAIGIEGGGIVIPDAVWYNDGIPYLVLGGIAIHSDGGDGKLEIKPGVVVKFNLNTGIQIGSNYYSSLYRGQLQAIGKPDSLITFTSWSGTINGWGGLYFHNASDADGAVSNLEYCVIEKAGQAVYGFTTNIYCESTSQPTVSNSIIQNSGGHGILLRNSTTIINNSTIGNSVVTGIYIWNSSPTLTNNVLESNLEGLFVNGGKPAISNNLISNNSTYPIRMIPNSSPFINGNTYTNNGTEVIGIEGGGIVIPDAVWYNDGIPYLVLGGIAIHSDGGDGKLEIKPGVVVKFNLNTGIQIGSNYYSSLYRGQLQAIGKPDSLITFTSWSGTINGWGGLYFHNASDADGAVSNLEYCVIEKAGQAVYGYTTNIYCESTSQPTVSNSIIQNSGGHGVYLTGSSTTPQIFQNKIHSNNVGIYCTGNANPLISGSIQNSNEIYNNTNYGVQNSSSSIIVNARRNWWGDPSGPYHPITNPNGLGNSVSDYVDYFDFSTPEISIEPAIVDFNSVRLNTTSVDSFMIRNTGTAYLNIYQITSQNSEFGISQQTASIPPSDSSIFYVTFNPVEMGIRTSELIIIHDASSSPDSLIATGVGIAPVFSLSKTSVNYGDLGVSFTQVDSIYINNSGTYQLSVDSISSTDYQFTFYPNTLSVAVMDSQKLYIIFQPTSLGLKSGKIIFLHDGISGIDSIEVSGNGVTDVQDEIILPNEYALYQNYPNPFNPSTVISWQLPIGSWVTLKVYDVLGREVATLVDEFKEAGYYQVEFQSAVGSGESKVGSRQLASGVFFYRLVAGDPSTSSGQVFVSTKKFLLLK